In a single window of the Rhopalosiphum padi isolate XX-2018 chromosome 1, ASM2088224v1, whole genome shotgun sequence genome:
- the LOC132932216 gene encoding centrosomal protein of 135 kDa-like, whose amino-acid sequence MNQTEQNERFESIRYQLDALGYRQFMPLDSIDLVSQLIGDLLHTTDSLKQYKSIAQNTIEVARNLEAKSAPYLRDNCSLIQEHNELQLKLKKELENVKILENKIGILEYEKKEWKQENEKLIKKVEHLEDEAVIKNAKLLELGNLFLIPQLETKSKEFKSLRPLIQIDNSDNYKNGDENKETFQKENNILKKKVKELYRETEHLKKNIKHTKFLSSKYLPKQQNQTIKNDADTYIDLRADNEVLRRQLDEALANHSEAMFHLTRVTEEKKSLQQSLNEYINNHCNCDKDISVILENNTCLLELKTKNQSLESEIFEYENKLKKSLNDQKQLLDKINLSKNIETELMSEIEKISEEKHLQSQKISQLEQNIQKSKLDKNINTMSWQENKCCTCSNKSVNELKRSFDAERKDYENKLEKINKSQLDPLRHEKRSNDLEIAVSKLRAERDEYLYEINCLKKQHNVEILDLKKKIEKMKREEYERSDRQNILKLRREKDEFAEEIIGLKKEIDFLNSQLKKTRESVKNNEHNKWEYVKQLEDEKHQLIEKQRSLTWESANKQRESEKYLREISRLKAELNRLTAMMDDQKCSQDRLERTLQSTQFAQNATEEQLEHARVRIEELKLINNKLNDQLIDEQQERHKSHNNTIANDHQRDTLTNELEKKTKRILHLDSLVTDKEKQIQSLHTKLTDAAKKIANALSSQSETEKMCDNLKHELSNIKAEYKLIESNSSGHQKEKKRLQNDLDMVVQDNKVLRSELEASKKKAEDLKMQLQVYVLEIRRVEEILEVKESERDEILEQFKTLNCEATQLESNNYSLESEAKSTKTLLREKEHRVTDLERKLVDKEDVISSYESQISNLTHQIVSLESQLSSGNSRISKLEQDLYACREICSTVDSAKFNLNERLGHVENLQHKAEEERLRLTDELTVVNTQLERERSKITTIEAVLSDSRQECMQLTIIKNDLKERLEDSEQKSKSLGELLERTKNELAICHSTILTFEKEISSLKRQLNDVKFEKAKLEQARREYHSTTL is encoded by the exons ATGAATCAAACTGAACAGAATGAGCGTTTTGAATCAATAAGATATCAATTGGATGCACTTGGCTATCGACAATTTATGCCACTTGATTCTATTGATCTTGTTAGTCAGCTAATAGGAGACCTATTGCATACAACTGACAGCTTAAAACAGTACAAAAGTATTGCTCAAAATACAATTGAGGTTGCCCGAAACTTGGAAGCGAAATCTGCACCGTACTTACGAGATAATTGTTCACTTATTCAAGAACATAACGAattgcaattaaaattaaagaaagaacttgaaaatgttaaaa tacttgaaaataaaattggtatcttggaatatgaaaaaaaagaatggaaacaagaaaatgaaaaacttattaaaaaagttgAACATTTGGAAGATGAAGCAgttataaaaaatgcaaaactTTTAGAATTGGGAAATCTTTTTTTGATACCACAACTTGAAACTAAAA GTAAAGAATTCAAGTCTCTAAGGCCTTTAATACAAATTGATAATtcagataattataaaaacggagatgaaaataaagaaacttttcaaaaggaaaataatattttaaagaaaaaagtaaaagaattatatagagaaactgaacatttaaaaaaaaatatcaagcaTACTAAATTtctg tccAGTAAATATTTACCTAAACAACAAAATCAAACGATAAAAAATGATGCAGATACTTATATTGATTTGAGAGCTGATAATGAAGTTCTTCGAAGACAATTGGAtg aagCATTGGCAAATCATAGTGAAGCGATGTTTCATTTAACTAGAGTAACTGAAGAAAAAAAGTCTCTTCAACAATCCCTTAATGAGTATATCAACAACCATTGTAATTGTGATAag gatataagtgttatattagaaaataatacatgCTTGTTAGAACTAAAAACAAAGAATCAGTCTCTGGAAtctgaaatatttgaatatgaaaataaacttaaaaagtcTCTCAATGATCAAAAACAGTTATTAGACAAAATTaacttatctaaaaatatag aaactgAGTTAATGtcagaaatagaaaaaatatctgAGGAAAAGCATTTACAATCACAAAAAATATCACAACttgaacaaaatatacaaaaatcaa aattagataaaaatatcaatactatGTCATGGcaagaaaataaatgttgtacatgTTCCAACAAGTCAGTAAATGAACTTAAACGATCCTTTGATGCAGAACGAAAAGATTATGAGaacaaattagaaaaaataaataaatctcaaCTTGATCCATTAAGACACGAGAAGAGATCAAATGATTTAGAAATAGCAGTGAGTAAACTACGAGCAGAACGAGATGAATACTTATATGAAATCAACTGTTTAAAGAAACAACATAATGTAGAA atcttagatttaaaaaaaaaaatagaaaaaatgaaaagagAAGAGTATGAAAGATCAGAcagacaaaacattttaaagctCAGAAGAGAAAAAGACGAATTTGCTGAagaaataattggtttaaaaaaagaaattgattTCTTGAATTCCCAACTTAAG aaAACTAGAGAATCTGTAAAGAATAATGAACACAATAAATGGGAATATGTTAAACAATTGGAAGATGAAAAACACCAATTGATTGAAAAACAACGTTCACTGACATGGGAAAGTGCCAATAAACAACGGGAATCAGAGAAATATCTTAGAGAAATTTCTCGTTTAAAAGCAGAATTAAATAGACTTACTGCTATGATGGATGATCAAAA ATGTAGTCAAGATCGTCTTGAACGGACACTGCAATCTACACAGTTTGCTCAAAATGCTACAGAAGAACAATTAGAACATGCACGTGTTCGAATAGAAGAATTAaaactcataaataataaacttaatgatCAATTGATTGATGAACAACAAGAACGACATAAATCTCACAACAACACAATTGCTAATGACCATCAACGTGATACATTAAca aatgaATTGGAGAAAAAAACCAAGCGTATTCTTCATCTAGATTCATTAGTCACAGATAAAGAAAAACAGATTCAATCATTACATACAAAACTAACGGATGCTGCTAAAAAAATTgc TAACGCTTTAAGTTCACAATCAGAAACAGAAAAGATGtgtgataatttaaaacatgaaCTTTCTAATATCAAAGCagagtataaattaattgaaagtaACTCTAGTGGTCATCAAAAAGAAAAGAA GAGACTTCAAAATGATTTAGATATGGTTGTTCAAGATAATAAAGTCTTACGTTCTGAATTAGAAGCATCCAAAAAAAAAGCTGAAGATTTGAAAATGCAATTACAAGTATATGTTTTAGAAATAAGAAGAGTGGAAGAGATACTTGAAGTGAAAGAATCTGAAAGGGATGAAATACTAGAACAATTTAAGACATTAAATTGTGAGGCTACTCAGTTAGAAAGTAACAACTATAGTCTTGAAAGTGAAGCCAAATCTACTAAGACACTTCTTAGAGAAAAAGAACATAGAGTAACTGATTTGGAACGTAAACTAGTGGACAAAGAAGATGTTATATCAAGTTATGAATCACAA ataTCTAATCTAACTCATCAAATAGTATCATTGGAATCTCAATTGTCTTCAGGAAACAGTCGTATTTCTAAATTGGAACAAGACTTATATGCTTGTAGAGAAATATGTTCAACTGTAGATTCAGCTAAGTTTAATTTGAATGAACGATTAGGCCATGTTGAAAATTTACAGCACAAAGCAGAAGAAGAACGTTTGAGATTAACAGATGAGCTAACTGTGGTGAATACACAGTTAGAAAGAGAACGTTCAAAAATAACTACAATAGAAGCAGTATTGAGTGATTCTAGGCAAGAATGTATGCAATTAACCATtatcaaaaatgatttaaaagaaAGGCTGGAAGATAGTgaacaaaaatcaaaaagtcTTGGGGAGTTAct ggAAAGAACAAAAAATGAATTAGCCATATGTCATTCTACAATATTAACTTTTGAAAAAGAAATAAGCTCATTAAAAAGACAGCTTAACgatgtaaaatttgaaaaagcAAAGTTAGAACAAGCTAGAAG ggaGTATCACAGCACAACATTATGA